A single region of the Candidatus Bathyarchaeia archaeon genome encodes:
- a CDS encoding DNA double-strand break repair nuclease NurA, whose product MGENPTLRGDVKMEDHRTQNIFDESEISSLLSQRLEIERAHLQGSLKRIQSINPPSETFKNDWRTFNHSGELNLGSTIRLAEDMALRRLRINPFSKPVKVAAVDVSTARLGPVEGGVLTAFRGCLVWKSAGKYRFYRYGPLITLLEVDDSASEDEPWNGGEPSYNARAISIMRNRLERTLQRAVVEVFEDSLILFDGSLTAGTPDNPARSLKEILQTAAANRNTVIGVSKDTQVLADGGKITQLIRGEDEASAVCLDDFMRKRFPTHPIHLLGRVYVAKMTNDGLTFRLDISSRGSVEDDLRAIELLAGNDLHDHGYPETLRLAHILSSFTLNEILGMRSYVTVKFSVEVKEEFEVRKILFGPFT is encoded by the coding sequence GTGGGAGAAAATCCCACACTTAGGGGTGACGTAAAAATGGAAGACCACCGCACCCAAAACATATTTGATGAAAGTGAAATAAGTAGTTTACTGTCCCAGAGACTCGAAATTGAGAGAGCACATCTTCAAGGAAGCCTCAAAAGGATTCAAAGCATCAACCCCCCTTCAGAGACCTTTAAAAACGACTGGCGAACCTTCAACCACAGCGGTGAGTTAAACCTTGGGAGCACAATACGTCTCGCGGAGGACATGGCGCTTCGCAGATTAAGGATCAATCCTTTCTCAAAGCCCGTTAAAGTGGCGGCTGTAGACGTTTCCACCGCTAGACTAGGTCCTGTGGAAGGCGGCGTATTAACGGCTTTCAGAGGATGCTTGGTATGGAAGAGCGCTGGTAAATACCGGTTCTACCGTTATGGGCCCCTCATCACCCTTTTGGAAGTGGATGACTCTGCGTCGGAGGATGAGCCTTGGAATGGAGGGGAACCCTCATACAACGCAAGGGCCATATCCATCATGAGGAACCGTTTGGAAAGGACTCTGCAGAGGGCGGTGGTCGAGGTGTTCGAAGATTCCCTCATCCTTTTCGACGGTTCACTGACGGCGGGGACACCCGATAACCCTGCGAGGAGTTTAAAGGAGATTCTCCAAACCGCGGCGGCCAACCGGAACACGGTGATTGGTGTTTCTAAGGATACTCAGGTTCTAGCCGATGGAGGTAAGATTACCCAGCTGATCCGCGGGGAGGACGAAGCCTCCGCCGTATGCTTAGACGATTTCATGCGGAAAAGGTTTCCAACACATCCCATCCATCTTCTAGGCCGGGTCTACGTGGCTAAGATGACCAACGACGGCTTAACGTTCAGATTGGACATAAGCTCCCGGGGAAGCGTAGAAGATGACTTGAGAGCCATCGAGCTCCTCGCCGGCAACGACCTTCATGACCACGGATACCCTGAAACCCTAAGGCTGGCCCATATCCTCTCATCCTTCACGCTTAACGAAATTCTGGGAATGAGAAGCTATGTGACCGTTAAGTTCAGCGTGGAGGTGAAGGAGGAGTTTGAGGTCAGAAAGATTCTCTTTGGACCGTTCACATGA
- a CDS encoding DUF87 domain-containing protein, which produces MKIYTKEGDNVRLIAMPGEEVNVGEYLTITDRGGRQLIVQVFDVQYANVQGVFEDLLRGEILGGVLEGSDVDPMGVSDQIAFVKDAKLLLCKVRGVGSSLSLEYNPWGSFLPSRTSSKVDRLPLQRLMGSGESGMSLKLGVACDSNLYVDVRNLDGKLNIITGRKGTGKSHLSKALLLGLLDHGAPCMVLDINGEYVNLGMNLDGSRNRYHSRIKVLKPGVNFRFQLASLSLDSILNVLAYALDLPWNSIRTFIQIWQRLKQDGKLSLESLGEAVKSWRCHETIREALESRCATLINSRIFDDKDGLDIVQLSHSLREGGAIVVDLKDQNSVNRRIIVELILSKLKDLLYNKRLPAVFLFAEEAHLYLRETYWDDVVTRMRHLGLFTTFITNQPDTIRENIYRQADNLFIFNFLNERDVETVSKSTKIDGESVKRMVKALPPRHCLVVGDVVNNFPVVVEVKELKVKTMGETRLFFHLNETPQLRGHPTPIHPNLETMHHKPENPDD; this is translated from the coding sequence ATGAAGATCTATACTAAGGAAGGAGACAACGTCAGGCTAATCGCTATGCCCGGCGAGGAGGTTAACGTCGGCGAATACCTCACCATCACCGACAGAGGGGGAAGACAGCTCATCGTACAAGTCTTCGATGTACAGTACGCCAATGTCCAAGGCGTTTTCGAAGACCTGCTCCGCGGCGAGATCCTTGGCGGAGTCTTGGAGGGAAGCGACGTTGACCCGATGGGAGTTTCGGATCAAATCGCCTTCGTCAAGGACGCTAAGCTTCTATTATGTAAGGTTAGGGGGGTTGGGTCGAGTCTAAGCCTCGAGTACAATCCCTGGGGGTCCTTCTTACCATCCCGAACGAGTTCCAAGGTGGATAGGCTCCCATTGCAACGGTTGATGGGCTCGGGGGAGTCCGGTATGAGCCTCAAACTGGGAGTGGCCTGCGACTCCAACCTATACGTGGACGTGAGAAACTTGGATGGAAAGTTAAACATCATCACTGGTAGGAAGGGCACCGGTAAATCCCACCTCTCCAAGGCGTTACTGTTGGGTTTACTGGACCATGGAGCGCCGTGCATGGTGTTGGATATCAACGGCGAATACGTTAATCTAGGCATGAACCTCGACGGCTCTAGGAACCGTTATCACAGCCGAATCAAAGTGTTGAAGCCTGGGGTAAACTTTAGGTTTCAACTAGCTTCTCTCAGTCTGGACTCGATCCTAAACGTTCTCGCATACGCCCTAGACCTCCCATGGAACTCGATAAGAACCTTCATCCAAATATGGCAACGACTCAAACAGGATGGAAAGCTAAGCCTTGAATCCTTAGGCGAAGCGGTGAAATCTTGGCGTTGTCATGAAACCATCCGGGAAGCCTTGGAGTCCCGATGCGCAACCCTCATCAACTCCAGGATTTTCGACGATAAAGACGGTTTAGACATCGTCCAACTGTCCCATTCCCTGAGAGAGGGGGGAGCCATCGTCGTCGATCTGAAGGATCAAAACTCTGTGAACCGTAGGATCATCGTCGAGCTGATCCTCAGCAAGCTGAAGGACTTACTGTACAACAAGCGGCTTCCAGCGGTGTTTCTGTTCGCTGAAGAAGCCCACTTATATTTAAGGGAAACATACTGGGATGACGTCGTAACTAGGATGAGACACCTCGGCCTTTTCACGACGTTCATTACAAATCAACCTGACACGATCCGAGAAAACATATACCGTCAAGCTGACAACCTGTTCATATTCAACTTCCTAAACGAAAGGGATGTGGAGACAGTTTCTAAATCGACGAAAATAGATGGAGAAAGCGTGAAAAGGATGGTGAAGGCCCTGCCACCTAGACATTGTCTTGTCGTAGGAGACGTGGTAAACAACTTTCCAGTCGTAGTGGAGGTGAAGGAGTTAAAGGTTAAAACCATGGGGGAGACGAGGCTATTCTTCCATTTAAATGAAACACCTCAACTCCGAGGCCACCCCACTCCCATCCACCCTAACCTTGAGACCATGCACCATAAACCCGAAAACCCAGATGATTAA
- a CDS encoding 6-pyruvoyl-tetrahydropterin synthase-related protein, producing the protein MERPSRVWIALAALVGLNLSMAASRLLPGIPMAVDSASHLYKLLFMYDNLLTHGYIPSWSPEWYGGIYLFKLYPPLSYQIALSAALAGLGPIASYKVVEVVFYSLTPCAVYLLSRELSSTKRESLVAALLFSLNPSIVENLLFYDRYPNIISLPIQCLLLALLVRSLKRESGHAATFFSSLLLASLTLIHHLSALYTFLTLAILMASQLRNGWWKLCRIVLAASALSILLSAFWVGPFLSTLSQLTTNPFYNRNVMESSHMKLTYFATHMVTYSFGVVPFTLAMVSLYPTSGGKRIERGVTYFFYGSLMAGLGLFEVSWNWGINLLRAIAQLLVASGFLSILYAALRSRRGVEDGFPRLWFLLFLWFSLGGYSVPFSTVKAIPYVEVKPLQTLWMSLDVQRFWLFMAIPTSLIASKPLDRLIQEVKDEFKPEFNARKALALLLLAVIAVGGGLKAYYSLTQPINKYLPKSYTTVNVQIPQPIVEYFKSQVEDGRILAVKCPFWIYLLPRYVGKQLVDGWYPQGKMLPRILEVNDYRINDLEASEDEDRIPTWRALIKDSDELAINWVMIGDSNRTFQRQLIDGSDFTAEIVVKHAQGEITIYRSVVPRSMVETSPPVPASIEHLAPDLIYVQLNQAGSGRAYTVKVKESYIPEWEAFHQDRKLSVTADDDGYIVVEADPWMESFTLKQKREGLTYLHVLSVAVLAAATAVYIEESRRRSVWMP; encoded by the coding sequence GTGGAGCGGCCTAGCAGGGTTTGGATCGCCCTAGCCGCGTTGGTAGGTTTAAACCTCTCAATGGCGGCGTCGAGGCTTCTTCCAGGCATCCCCATGGCGGTGGACTCCGCCAGCCACCTTTACAAGCTACTGTTCATGTACGATAACCTTCTGACCCACGGCTACATTCCATCTTGGAGCCCGGAGTGGTATGGGGGAATATACCTGTTTAAGCTGTATCCCCCTTTAAGCTATCAAATAGCCTTGTCGGCCGCCTTAGCTGGGCTGGGGCCTATCGCCTCCTACAAGGTGGTGGAAGTCGTATTCTACTCGCTGACCCCATGCGCGGTGTACCTCTTATCCCGGGAGTTGTCGTCAACCAAGCGGGAGTCGTTGGTCGCGGCGCTTCTCTTCTCCCTAAACCCCTCCATCGTGGAGAATCTCCTCTTCTACGATAGGTACCCGAACATCATATCCTTGCCAATTCAATGCCTATTGCTGGCCCTGCTGGTCAGGTCTCTAAAGCGGGAGAGTGGACATGCGGCTACGTTCTTCTCCAGCCTCCTGCTAGCCTCGTTGACGCTTATACACCATCTATCAGCCTTGTACACCTTCCTCACATTAGCGATACTGATGGCTTCGCAGCTTAGGAATGGTTGGTGGAAGCTGTGTAGAATAGTGTTAGCGGCCTCAGCGCTTTCCATACTGCTCTCCGCCTTCTGGGTTGGGCCCTTTCTATCGACATTAAGCCAGTTGACGACCAATCCCTTCTATAATCGAAACGTCATGGAGAGCTCTCACATGAAGCTTACATACTTCGCCACCCACATGGTCACATACTCCTTCGGAGTCGTGCCCTTCACATTGGCCATGGTCTCCCTCTACCCAACCTCTGGGGGTAAGCGGATCGAACGCGGGGTGACCTACTTCTTCTACGGGTCCTTAATGGCTGGGTTGGGTTTGTTTGAGGTTTCATGGAACTGGGGGATCAACCTCCTACGCGCCATCGCCCAGCTGCTGGTCGCTTCAGGATTCCTGTCGATCCTGTACGCGGCGTTGAGGAGCCGGCGTGGAGTGGAGGACGGTTTCCCGAGGCTGTGGTTTCTCCTATTCCTCTGGTTCAGCTTGGGCGGCTACAGCGTTCCTTTCTCAACGGTGAAAGCCATACCATACGTGGAGGTTAAGCCCCTTCAAACCCTGTGGATGAGCTTGGATGTGCAGCGTTTCTGGCTTTTCATGGCGATTCCAACGAGCTTAATAGCCTCCAAGCCCCTAGACCGCCTCATCCAAGAGGTTAAGGATGAGTTTAAGCCTGAGTTTAACGCTAGAAAAGCCTTAGCCCTGCTACTCCTCGCAGTGATCGCCGTGGGAGGTGGTTTAAAAGCCTACTACTCGCTTACCCAGCCGATAAACAAGTATCTCCCCAAATCCTACACCACTGTCAACGTTCAGATCCCCCAACCCATCGTAGAGTACTTTAAATCCCAGGTTGAGGATGGGCGAATCCTAGCCGTGAAATGTCCCTTCTGGATCTACCTTCTCCCCAGGTATGTGGGGAAGCAACTGGTCGATGGATGGTATCCCCAAGGCAAAATGTTGCCGAGAATCTTGGAGGTCAACGACTACCGAATCAACGATTTAGAGGCCAGCGAGGACGAGGATAGAATCCCCACCTGGAGGGCTTTGATCAAAGACTCGGATGAGCTTGCGATAAACTGGGTGATGATAGGGGATTCAAACCGGACTTTTCAAAGGCAGTTAATCGACGGGTCCGATTTCACAGCGGAGATCGTTGTTAAGCACGCGCAGGGGGAGATCACCATATACCGCTCCGTTGTACCCCGCTCCATGGTTGAAACAAGCCCCCCTGTACCCGCGTCCATCGAACACCTAGCTCCCGACCTCATCTATGTTCAACTAAACCAAGCTGGAAGCGGTCGCGCATACACAGTTAAGGTTAAGGAATCCTACATCCCCGAGTGGGAGGCGTTTCACCAAGACCGAAAGCTAAGCGTCACAGCCGACGACGATGGCTACATCGTAGTTGAGGCGGATCCATGGATGGAATCTTTCACGCTAAAGCAGAAGAGAGAGGGCTTAACCTATTTGCACGTTCTCAGCGTCGCTGTCCTCGCGGCTGCCACCGCGGTGTACATAGAGGAGTCCAGGAGGAGAAGTGTATGGATGCCTTAA
- a CDS encoding archaeosortase/exosortase family protein → MPLTLKGILSRRRDELVLLISLSPILALLLIDEQSFILGWNEGRGGLLFTILFLLIEWYDSREELKLRHLSKRRMLLWFTALAGLSLYYGAVYLLHLQEAISNLGKGLGISKEGLLSWTWLWEYVAFAAYIAACVAALHGRSAVKKTVTPIIYCVGSSIILLLDALFPYESLGALAGVVPFIVKAVVSLLWVSGVSVVEDPLKAVEPPWVYVERNRLFLNGLKGMVVLEINWPCAGVLSMLIYSLVVVILMVKLEAPRKRKLIYVVVGAAGTFMVNVIRIFLITLAVVYSNIDLRVFHETVGEVLFVVWIVIYLVSTLTVEKAFASRALKALRPAEAALN, encoded by the coding sequence ATGCCCCTCACGTTAAAGGGAATACTCAGCAGGCGAAGAGACGAGCTGGTGTTGCTTATATCCCTCTCACCCATTCTAGCCTTATTGCTCATTGATGAGCAATCATTTATCCTGGGATGGAACGAGGGACGAGGCGGATTACTCTTCACCATTCTCTTCTTACTCATCGAATGGTACGATTCCAGAGAGGAGTTGAAGCTCAGACATCTCTCTAAACGTAGGATGCTCTTATGGTTCACTGCGTTGGCGGGTTTATCCCTCTACTACGGAGCCGTGTACCTTCTCCACCTACAGGAAGCCATCTCTAACCTAGGAAAGGGTTTAGGAATCTCGAAGGAGGGTTTGTTAAGCTGGACCTGGCTTTGGGAATACGTAGCCTTCGCCGCATACATAGCGGCTTGCGTCGCGGCGTTGCACGGCCGAAGCGCGGTGAAGAAGACGGTCACCCCCATCATATACTGCGTTGGCTCATCCATCATCCTGCTTCTAGACGCGCTGTTCCCCTATGAATCCCTCGGCGCACTAGCTGGGGTGGTCCCTTTCATCGTTAAAGCCGTGGTTTCTCTACTCTGGGTCTCAGGGGTCTCCGTGGTGGAGGATCCTTTAAAGGCTGTTGAGCCACCGTGGGTCTACGTAGAGAGAAACCGCCTGTTCTTAAATGGGTTGAAGGGGATGGTGGTGTTGGAGATTAACTGGCCCTGCGCCGGGGTCCTCAGCATGCTGATCTACAGCCTGGTAGTGGTGATCCTGATGGTTAAATTGGAGGCCCCCCGGAAACGTAAACTCATATACGTAGTGGTGGGGGCCGCTGGAACATTCATGGTCAACGTGATCCGAATATTCCTCATCACCTTAGCCGTGGTTTATTCTAACATCGACCTCAGGGTGTTCCATGAAACCGTCGGAGAGGTGTTATTCGTCGTCTGGATCGTCATCTACTTAGTCTCGACACTTACCGTTGAAAAAGCCTTCGCAAGCCGGGCCTTAAAGGCGTTAAGACCAGCGGAGGCTGCGTTAAACTAG